One window from the genome of Gimesia aquarii encodes:
- a CDS encoding LL-diaminopimelate aminotransferase — translation MALINDHYLKLKAGYLFPEIGRRVNTFCEQNPSAAVIKLGIGDVTEPLPAAIREAMHAAIDEMGNRETFRGYGPEQGYAFLREAIAKHDFQSRGIDVSADEIFVSDGSKCDTGNILDIFGADNKVAVTDPVYPVYVDTNVMTGRTGVADESGRYAGLTYLPVTAENNFVPALPESPVDLIYLCYPNNPTGTVATKDTLKQWVDYAKTNGSIILFDAAYEAFITDPEIPHSIYEIDGAKEVAIEFRSFSKNAGFTGTRCAFTVVPKQLKGKTASGEPAEIHSLWNRRHCTKFNGVSYIIQKGTEAAYSEQGKQQIKELINFYLENAHLLREGLESVGITVYGGVNAPYVWLKTPGESTSWDFFDELLQKAHLVGTPGSGFGASGEGYFRLSAFNSRDNINEAVTRFQNVVS, via the coding sequence ATGGCTTTAATTAACGACCACTACCTGAAGCTGAAAGCGGGTTACCTGTTTCCTGAAATTGGTCGCCGTGTCAATACATTTTGTGAACAGAACCCGAGTGCTGCTGTTATCAAACTGGGAATCGGCGATGTAACCGAACCACTGCCGGCAGCGATCAGGGAAGCCATGCATGCGGCCATCGATGAAATGGGCAATCGTGAGACATTTCGTGGATATGGCCCCGAACAGGGTTATGCATTTTTGCGTGAAGCGATTGCCAAGCATGATTTTCAATCGCGGGGCATCGATGTTTCGGCAGACGAAATTTTTGTCTCAGATGGTTCAAAATGTGATACCGGAAACATTCTTGATATTTTTGGGGCTGATAATAAGGTCGCGGTTACCGACCCTGTCTATCCAGTATATGTCGACACTAATGTCATGACTGGTCGTACGGGAGTCGCTGACGAAAGTGGTCGCTACGCAGGCCTGACATACTTACCTGTCACAGCAGAAAATAATTTTGTTCCCGCCTTACCAGAATCGCCCGTTGATCTGATCTATCTCTGTTATCCGAATAATCCAACCGGCACCGTTGCCACAAAAGATACTCTAAAACAGTGGGTCGATTATGCCAAAACAAATGGATCGATCATTTTGTTTGATGCTGCTTATGAAGCATTTATTACAGACCCGGAAATCCCTCATTCCATTTATGAAATAGATGGTGCTAAAGAGGTCGCCATTGAGTTTCGCAGCTTTAGCAAGAATGCCGGGTTTACCGGAACTCGCTGTGCCTTCACTGTCGTTCCCAAACAGTTAAAAGGAAAAACTGCTTCAGGAGAACCAGCAGAAATCCATTCACTGTGGAATCGCCGCCATTGCACAAAATTCAATGGTGTTTCTTACATCATCCAGAAGGGAACAGAAGCCGCATATTCTGAACAAGGCAAGCAACAGATTAAGGAGTTAATCAACTTCTACCTGGAAAATGCCCATCTGTTACGGGAAGGTTTGGAATCGGTGGGAATTACTGTTTATGGCGGCGTGAATGCTCCTTATGTCTGGCTCAAAACTCCTGGCGAATCGACAAGTTGGGACTTCTTCGATGAATTACTGCAAAAAGCACATTTGGTGGGCACACCGGGTAGTGGCTTTGGTGCTTCTGGAGAAGGGTATTTTCGTCTAAGTGCTTTCAATAGCAGAGATAATATCAACGAAGCAGTGACCCGATTCCAGAACGTCGTGAGCTGA
- the ygfZ gene encoding CAF17-like 4Fe-4S cluster assembly/insertion protein YgfZ, giving the protein MPLRQFQVLQESWGAVFSALDQAYPVVSHFGSPEKEYQNAHETAVLFDLSTRDQIEISGKDRDKFLHNFCTNDIKGLQPDQGCEAFITNVQSRILGHVFAFNHEDSLWIDMAPGTSESIINHLDRYMILEDVHIKQRTPEYGNLYLSGPQSSDLLNQIGLDVKTLSVNQQLRGKSSNSELTIRRVDWLYQPGYLCCLQYVKISEFWKSLVEAGACPAGQNIFDALRIEALFPIYGVDLTEENLAQEANRTEQAISFKKGCYLGQEPIARIDALGHVNRELRAIGMEQKWVPPVGSKVMAGEPDKLMEVGTITSSAQSFGKFPSVAMAMIRRDSNEPGTVVQIVSDHQEVTGTIFTSLD; this is encoded by the coding sequence ATGCCATTACGTCAGTTTCAAGTACTCCAGGAATCTTGGGGGGCTGTCTTTTCCGCTCTCGATCAGGCGTACCCGGTTGTTTCTCACTTTGGATCCCCGGAGAAAGAATATCAAAATGCTCATGAAACAGCTGTACTATTCGATCTAAGTACTCGTGATCAGATCGAAATTAGTGGTAAAGATCGCGATAAGTTCTTGCACAACTTTTGTACAAATGATATCAAAGGTTTACAGCCCGATCAGGGTTGTGAAGCATTCATAACAAACGTCCAAAGCCGCATTTTGGGGCATGTGTTTGCTTTCAACCACGAAGACTCTCTGTGGATTGATATGGCGCCCGGGACGAGTGAGTCGATTATCAATCATCTGGATCGCTATATGATTCTGGAAGATGTACATATCAAACAGCGTACGCCGGAGTATGGTAACTTGTATCTGTCTGGGCCACAATCATCGGATCTGCTTAATCAAATAGGTCTCGATGTCAAGACGCTTTCCGTGAACCAGCAACTGCGAGGTAAGAGTTCCAATTCTGAACTTACAATTCGGCGCGTTGATTGGTTGTATCAGCCGGGGTATCTTTGTTGTCTGCAATATGTAAAGATCTCAGAGTTCTGGAAAAGTCTGGTGGAAGCAGGTGCATGCCCAGCAGGTCAGAACATATTCGACGCCTTACGGATTGAAGCATTGTTTCCCATCTATGGAGTGGATCTTACCGAAGAAAACCTGGCGCAAGAGGCCAACCGAACAGAGCAAGCAATTTCATTCAAAAAAGGTTGTTATCTAGGACAAGAACCAATTGCCCGCATTGATGCGCTGGGACATGTAAATCGTGAGTTAAGAGCAATCGGGATGGAACAAAAGTGGGTTCCTCCTGTGGGTTCCAAAGTAATGGCAGGAGAACCAGATAAACTTATGGAAGTCGGCACGATTACTTCTTCCGCTCAATCTTTCGGAAAATTTCCTTCAGTAGCGATGGCGATGATCCGTCGTGATTCGAATGAGCCGGGCACAGTAGTCCAGATTGTTTCTGATCATCAGGAAGTGACAGGCACCATTTTTACATCTCTTGATTAA
- a CDS encoding protein-L-isoaspartate(D-aspartate) O-methyltransferase produces MKRIMDFLLMSIIICVPVVYSLKPACSQSRSYFRNQRNEMVSRYIEGEGIKNQRVLSSMKQVPRHEFVSSNMKNLAYQDLALPIGYKQTISPPFVVAYMTETINPQPEDKVLEIGTGSGYQAAVLSALVKNVYTIEIVEGLGKQAATRLKRLKYNNVHTRIGDGYLGWPEEAPFDKIIVTCSPEKVPQPLIDQLKEGGILLIPLGERYQQVFHLFQKKDGKLKQKRLIPTLFVPMTGRSEEKREIKPDPLNPQIINGDFEVDANGDKKVDNWHYQRRVNWVNTGARVGTAYLQFENDSPGGLSQVLQGMALDGSKVSTLEISLQVSYLNTNQGVKRIQKPGFIIHFYDKIRRNIGQAYIGPWIGSRDWHLETKKISVPPQTREAIIQVGLNGGTGVLKVDDLKIEKTN; encoded by the coding sequence ATGAAGCGGATTATGGATTTTTTGTTAATGAGTATCATTATTTGTGTGCCGGTAGTGTATTCATTAAAACCAGCATGTTCGCAAAGTAGATCCTACTTTCGTAATCAAAGAAATGAGATGGTCTCTCGTTATATCGAGGGGGAGGGAATCAAAAATCAAAGAGTGCTCTCTTCAATGAAGCAGGTTCCTCGTCATGAGTTTGTCAGTTCCAACATGAAAAACCTGGCTTATCAGGACCTGGCATTACCGATTGGTTATAAACAAACCATTTCTCCTCCCTTTGTTGTGGCTTACATGACAGAAACCATTAATCCACAGCCAGAGGATAAAGTTCTAGAAATTGGAACCGGCAGTGGTTATCAGGCAGCAGTTCTTTCAGCATTGGTCAAGAACGTTTATACAATTGAAATTGTAGAAGGCTTAGGAAAGCAGGCTGCAACGCGTTTGAAGCGATTGAAATATAATAATGTACATACTCGAATCGGCGATGGATATCTTGGTTGGCCGGAAGAAGCGCCATTCGACAAAATCATTGTGACTTGCTCACCCGAAAAAGTTCCTCAGCCGTTGATTGATCAATTGAAAGAAGGGGGAATATTACTCATCCCATTAGGAGAACGTTATCAACAGGTTTTCCATCTGTTTCAGAAAAAGGATGGGAAACTAAAGCAAAAACGGCTGATCCCAACTTTATTTGTACCAATGACCGGTCGTTCTGAGGAAAAACGTGAGATCAAACCCGACCCTCTCAATCCACAAATCATTAATGGTGATTTTGAAGTGGATGCCAATGGAGATAAAAAAGTTGATAATTGGCATTATCAACGCCGGGTAAACTGGGTCAATACGGGGGCTCGAGTAGGTACCGCTTATTTACAGTTTGAAAATGATTCACCAGGAGGATTATCTCAAGTTTTACAAGGCATGGCCCTCGATGGCTCAAAAGTGAGCACACTCGAAATTAGTCTCCAAGTGAGTTATCTCAATACGAATCAGGGAGTGAAACGCATTCAGAAACCTGGGTTCATTATTCATTTTTATGACAAAATTCGCCGAAATATCGGACAAGCTTATATCGGTCCTTGGATTGGAAGTCGTGACTGGCATTTGGAAACAAAAAAGATTTCAGTACCTCCTCAGACTCGAGAGGCGATTATTCAGGTAGGATTAAATGGTGGAACGGGGGTATTAAAAGTAGACGACCTTAAAATTGAAAAGACGAACTAG
- a CDS encoding FKBP-type peptidyl-prolyl cis-trans isomerase, which yields MSKWHITACLCIAFFGFSQLATAQTEKADSGKSSLKDQKQKVSYGIGYNLGQNLMKDQLDLDPKVLVKGIMDAMTKQKPQMTEDEIRSTLIAFQQELRTKQEAKMKKAQAENIAKGKQFLAANAKKEGVKTTKSGLQYKVIKQGKGKTPGLKDKVTTHYRGTLINGKEFDSSYKRNQPATFPVDGVISGWTEALQLMKEGDKWQLFIPSDLAYGQRGSGPDIGPNEVLIFDIELLKVN from the coding sequence ATGTCTAAATGGCACATTACTGCCTGTCTATGTATTGCGTTTTTTGGATTTTCCCAATTGGCGACCGCTCAGACCGAAAAAGCAGATTCTGGTAAATCTTCACTCAAAGATCAAAAACAAAAGGTCAGCTATGGAATTGGCTATAATTTAGGCCAAAACCTGATGAAAGATCAATTAGATCTTGATCCAAAAGTTTTGGTAAAAGGCATTATGGATGCCATGACCAAGCAGAAACCTCAAATGACTGAGGATGAAATTCGCTCAACGCTGATCGCGTTCCAGCAGGAATTGCGTACAAAGCAAGAAGCAAAGATGAAAAAGGCGCAAGCTGAGAACATTGCAAAAGGGAAACAGTTTCTAGCAGCTAATGCCAAGAAGGAAGGCGTGAAGACCACCAAAAGTGGACTGCAATATAAAGTCATCAAACAAGGTAAGGGGAAAACTCCTGGATTAAAAGACAAGGTGACTACCCACTATCGAGGAACTCTGATTAATGGAAAAGAGTTCGATAGTTCTTATAAACGAAATCAACCAGCGACATTTCCAGTCGATGGTGTGATCAGTGGCTGGACGGAAGCATTACAATTGATGAAAGAGGGCGATAAGTGGCAACTCTTCATTCCCAGCGACTTAGCCTATGGCCAACGAGGTTCTGGTCCTGACATCGGACCCAACGAAGTTCTCATCTTTGATATCGAACTGCTCAAGGTAAACTAG
- a CDS encoding MauE/DoxX family redox-associated membrane protein, giving the protein MSSNSQSPSSKMLHLQLRFLKINLAFFSLALLMTTWELWVPQTLFPQVPLFSWILALPTWFDWLTFGFMLISSAGMLGTVLGSVIFQVQNRELWQLCQRVCSGLFFLAFLISITFDQHRIQPWAYQFALGFLILMFLKPPRAIRVFRLFVISIYFYSAFSKCDLSFVQTLGRQLVEGLFLGIGISTEYWSDQTLSWIAASFPVAEFLIALGLLIPRTRQWAFWGAVFMHVCLIIAVGPWGLDHHQGVLIWNTYFILQDCFLFHKRFNGVPVLKKKGATDSNSIDTDQSISFNSVVGWERAVMLIAWFAILAPLFEPTGYYDHWPAWGLYASHHDRVTLLIDEDAKSDLPSSLRPFVGPPQPFSRWCRVRVDRWSLAELGVPVYPQARFQLGVAIAVGRTLEHEKQKSNDLPQIKLLLEGPANRLTGKRKMNDYTGLNQVEKLTNRFWFNALPRQFEIDEESNLFD; this is encoded by the coding sequence ATGAGTAGTAATAGTCAATCTCCATCCAGCAAAATGCTTCATTTACAATTACGCTTTCTGAAGATTAATCTAGCATTTTTCTCTTTAGCACTTTTGATGACGACTTGGGAACTCTGGGTTCCCCAAACGTTATTTCCACAAGTCCCTTTATTTTCATGGATTTTAGCCCTTCCCACCTGGTTTGACTGGCTAACGTTCGGCTTTATGCTGATATCTTCAGCTGGTATGTTAGGAACTGTACTTGGCTCGGTAATCTTTCAGGTTCAAAATCGGGAGCTTTGGCAATTATGTCAACGAGTTTGTTCCGGGCTCTTTTTTTTGGCGTTCCTGATTTCGATCACGTTTGATCAACACCGTATTCAACCCTGGGCGTATCAGTTTGCGCTGGGATTTTTGATATTGATGTTTCTCAAACCACCGCGTGCTATCCGTGTATTTCGTCTTTTTGTGATCAGCATTTATTTTTATTCTGCGTTCTCCAAATGTGATCTCAGTTTTGTCCAGACTTTAGGCCGGCAGTTAGTGGAGGGACTGTTTCTGGGGATTGGTATTTCAACGGAATACTGGTCAGATCAGACTCTATCTTGGATTGCTGCTTCGTTCCCGGTTGCGGAATTCTTGATTGCACTGGGATTATTAATTCCGCGCACCCGACAATGGGCGTTCTGGGGAGCAGTATTCATGCATGTCTGTCTTATCATCGCCGTGGGGCCATGGGGTCTGGATCATCATCAGGGGGTTCTTATTTGGAATACTTATTTCATCTTGCAGGACTGTTTTCTATTTCACAAGCGATTTAACGGAGTCCCTGTACTCAAAAAGAAGGGAGCAACAGATTCAAACAGTATAGATACTGATCAAAGTATTTCGTTCAATAGTGTTGTCGGATGGGAACGAGCAGTTATGTTAATTGCCTGGTTTGCGATACTCGCACCTCTATTCGAGCCAACGGGCTATTATGATCATTGGCCTGCCTGGGGTTTGTATGCTAGTCACCATGATCGTGTGACATTGCTGATTGACGAAGACGCCAAATCAGATCTGCCAAGTTCACTCCGACCTTTTGTAGGTCCACCGCAACCATTCAGTCGCTGGTGCCGAGTGCGCGTTGATCGTTGGTCACTGGCTGAGTTAGGTGTTCCCGTTTATCCACAAGCCCGCTTTCAATTAGGAGTTGCGATTGCAGTGGGGAGAACTCTGGAGCATGAGAAACAAAAAAGCAACGATTTGCCACAAATCAAGCTTCTCTTGGAAGGACCCGCAAATCGGCTTACGGGCAAACGCAAAATGAATGATTATACTGGCTTAAATCAAGTCGAAAAGCTTACAAACCGCTTCTGGTTCAACGCCTTGCCCCGTCAATTTGAGATCGATGAAGAGTCGAACCTTTTCGATTAA
- a CDS encoding type IV pilus modification PilV family protein produces MATRKVWLQRSRRTGFTLIESLVAVTITAIAGAALFSAIGSSLGSTYSALNKTIGTGLTDQLLNELAAVRFPTSSDTRPARTSSRKDFDDLDDYHNWSASPPVNKDGFALGNEPITILERYPIARPSILIPDTEFLSRLTREVTVERIRPDNVAGWIVTTDETDFRRVTVRTKLAVSSSAPSHTISEATRIFSYVPLSP; encoded by the coding sequence ATGGCAACCAGAAAAGTGTGGTTGCAGCGATCCCGCCGCACCGGATTTACTCTGATTGAATCTTTAGTCGCTGTGACAATTACAGCGATCGCTGGAGCTGCGCTGTTTTCAGCCATCGGTTCTTCTCTTGGATCTACCTATTCTGCATTAAATAAAACGATCGGTACTGGGCTGACAGACCAATTGCTGAATGAACTCGCAGCTGTAAGATTTCCCACATCCAGTGATACACGTCCTGCCAGAACCAGTTCACGAAAAGATTTTGATGATCTGGATGATTATCACAACTGGTCTGCTTCACCGCCGGTTAACAAGGACGGGTTCGCTTTAGGCAACGAACCAATCACAATTTTGGAACGCTATCCTATTGCACGTCCCAGCATCCTGATACCAGATACAGAGTTTTTAAGCAGACTGACACGAGAAGTGACCGTAGAACGAATCAGACCAGATAACGTTGCTGGCTGGATTGTCACCACCGATGAAACAGACTTTCGCCGAGTCACAGTAAGAACCAAATTAGCGGTCAGTTCGAGTGCACCGAGCCACACAATATCAGAAGCAACACGAATTTTTAGTTATGTACCACTTTCTCCCTGA
- a CDS encoding prepilin-type N-terminal cleavage/methylation domain-containing protein, translating into MRSCVISSWNFRRGLTLVELLMAMAISSILIVALGGIVTTTQSAWSHTKGIEDSQAQVTAAFDRIKMMVSQAGVYQISGQPPQVGLAVVTHSWNSMDIANTLVVWTGGRNGGISNTGALARLPSINELLIYTIDPNDSHNLVEIALPSVSSTIDFNSPSFNSTIRSAILSNLAESALLSNRVKKTQFILSGSPWGPSTGNIRFEIVKTPSDASLSGVSPGTSAWMDLSWPQGTASANSGLRQVTINYEMQFESTERTSLNDLNSSTALPFFGSSSRYYAHTP; encoded by the coding sequence GTGCGTTCATGCGTCATTAGTTCATGGAATTTTCGCAGAGGTTTGACACTTGTTGAATTGTTGATGGCGATGGCCATCTCATCTATTTTGATCGTGGCACTTGGAGGCATTGTGACAACCACACAATCAGCCTGGAGCCACACTAAAGGCATTGAAGATTCTCAAGCGCAGGTCACTGCGGCTTTTGATCGTATAAAAATGATGGTCTCGCAAGCAGGCGTTTATCAAATCAGTGGACAACCTCCTCAAGTAGGATTGGCAGTCGTCACCCACTCCTGGAACAGTATGGACATCGCAAACACACTTGTAGTCTGGACTGGTGGTCGCAATGGAGGCATCAGTAATACTGGCGCGCTGGCACGGCTTCCCAGCATCAACGAATTACTAATTTATACCATTGATCCAAATGATTCTCACAACCTGGTGGAGATTGCATTGCCCAGTGTTAGTTCCACGATTGATTTTAACAGTCCTTCATTCAACAGCACGATCCGTTCTGCCATTCTCTCAAACTTGGCAGAATCTGCGTTGTTAAGTAACCGTGTGAAAAAGACTCAGTTTATCTTGTCGGGAAGCCCGTGGGGGCCTTCTACCGGTAACATTCGATTTGAAATCGTTAAAACTCCTTCTGACGCCAGTTTGAGCGGAGTAAGCCCTGGAACCAGTGCATGGATGGATCTTTCCTGGCCGCAGGGAACAGCGAGTGCCAACAGTGGATTACGTCAGGTCACCATCAATTATGAAATGCAGTTCGAATCAACAGAGCGCACATCACTAAACGACCTTAATTCGTCAACTGCACTTCCTTTTTTTGGATCAAGCTCGAGATACTATGCGCATACACCATAA
- a CDS encoding ATP dependent DNA ligase, whose product MSGMNHNNNQILQEMNGSQVKPACPECGSYEPWGLSSWCPQCGFYPALGKCVGQPELHEQEETKPQPQTVWELIPEWGWVLAIGTIAAIGLSVGGRFFCKDSAELCLWTLTQASVGLIMFLFGHILAYLTAVSKSVEFGLMSIILTPLKIWRPTIRRFPYGAWKLDLAVWGLTLMVGAFVIVGGFEFNSLFQDWGVRKSADVNLVASIVDQAKETDGGANNLEGALNDFAGGSDEAKKAGIPDSQAEPALKLPEFDCLLIGYTTLSTGKIDSVLIASSYNKRLVYAGTISTKKVPKHILEEWQTQLPALKQSAPFVKTKQRATWVKPKITFKVKSKGWTDTNHRLIKPQFSTLLQEVNVN is encoded by the coding sequence ATGTCAGGTATGAATCATAATAACAACCAAATATTACAGGAAATGAATGGATCCCAGGTTAAACCGGCCTGCCCTGAATGCGGTTCTTATGAACCTTGGGGGCTTTCTTCATGGTGCCCTCAATGTGGCTTTTATCCCGCATTGGGAAAATGTGTTGGCCAACCAGAGTTGCATGAACAAGAGGAAACAAAACCCCAACCTCAAACGGTCTGGGAATTAATTCCCGAGTGGGGTTGGGTCCTGGCAATCGGTACGATTGCAGCGATTGGTTTGAGCGTTGGTGGACGATTCTTTTGCAAAGATTCAGCGGAATTGTGCCTTTGGACATTAACGCAGGCAAGCGTTGGTTTGATTATGTTTTTATTTGGGCATATCCTTGCTTATTTGACCGCGGTTTCCAAGTCGGTTGAGTTTGGATTGATGAGTATTATCCTGACACCACTTAAAATTTGGCGACCCACCATTCGTCGCTTCCCTTATGGAGCCTGGAAATTGGATCTGGCAGTATGGGGACTGACATTGATGGTTGGTGCCTTTGTAATTGTTGGTGGATTTGAGTTTAATTCTTTGTTCCAAGATTGGGGTGTGCGAAAATCTGCCGATGTCAACCTTGTGGCTTCTATCGTCGATCAAGCCAAAGAAACGGATGGGGGAGCGAATAACCTGGAAGGTGCACTGAACGATTTTGCTGGCGGCAGTGATGAAGCAAAGAAAGCGGGAATTCCAGATTCACAAGCTGAACCGGCACTCAAACTACCAGAATTCGATTGTTTACTGATAGGATATACGACACTCTCAACTGGTAAGATTGATTCGGTTTTAATAGCATCTTCTTATAACAAACGACTTGTCTATGCAGGAACGATCAGTACTAAAAAGGTTCCTAAACATATTCTGGAAGAATGGCAGACGCAATTGCCAGCGTTAAAGCAATCGGCACCATTCGTGAAAACAAAACAGCGAGCAACCTGGGTGAAACCAAAAATCACATTCAAGGTGAAATCGAAAGGCTGGACAGATACAAATCATCGGTTGATTAAACCACAGTTTTCCACCCTTTTGCAGGAAGTCAATGTTAATTAG
- a CDS encoding GspH/FimT family pseudopilin: protein MQKFHQNKYQWLKDTPASIRRRHANFLRANPCHSLKRAAFTLVELLIVIMLISILLSVALVSTETSPSHSLETTARAVAADLRLARSYAIKFNSEYTVNFSLDSQSYEIQHTGPGNLPVPQDHLAGTAAASDKYIKQFQIQSMNLPDQVSLRQVQLKTSETNVSDLAFGPQGGTGPGRNEDTVLILSTVRNGTTFYIPITVSWITGQAWIEDIQI from the coding sequence ATGCAGAAGTTTCATCAGAATAAATATCAATGGCTGAAAGACACGCCTGCTTCAATACGAAGAAGGCATGCGAACTTCCTGCGCGCAAATCCATGTCATTCATTAAAAAGAGCCGCCTTTACGCTGGTGGAACTACTAATCGTCATTATGCTGATCTCGATTTTGCTCTCTGTCGCTCTCGTTTCCACAGAAACCAGTCCGTCGCATTCACTGGAAACGACTGCCCGTGCGGTGGCTGCCGATTTGCGTTTGGCACGCAGTTATGCCATTAAATTTAACTCGGAGTACACAGTCAACTTTAGTCTGGATTCACAATCATATGAAATCCAACATACGGGACCTGGTAATCTGCCTGTTCCGCAAGATCATCTGGCAGGTACAGCCGCTGCATCTGATAAATATATCAAACAATTTCAAATACAATCTATGAATCTGCCAGACCAGGTTTCTCTCAGACAAGTCCAACTAAAAACATCAGAAACTAATGTGAGTGACCTTGCATTTGGACCTCAGGGAGGCACAGGGCCAGGTCGAAATGAAGATACAGTTCTTATACTGTCAACAGTCAGAAATGGAACTACTTTTTATATTCCGATTACGGTTTCCTGGATCACCGGGCAAGCATGGATTGAAGACATACAAATATAA
- a CDS encoding HEAT repeat domain-containing protein: protein MQSFKVTSVVCAFFCVLILQGCGSSDTPSDQASEGASHSQNEPATVDPQETSKSSQSIETTNTQPVDPQMEVKAVFQKLVAIRNEPEPDEWLKADKQLIAFGKTAVPTLITELESSELSARELASMYLAGLGPEAKEAAPALEKALEDDSPFIQVNAASTLTHFPEYQSKAVPVLIKLSTHEDPNTRLTSIYALGSLNPHSDNQLNAIKAALNDSDADVQLAAIKVLGQIGDPAKQTLKDLQTLIDDSNTNELLREAALSSKSLIEKSKQ from the coding sequence ATGCAAAGTTTTAAAGTAACAAGTGTTGTTTGTGCGTTTTTTTGTGTCTTGATACTTCAAGGATGCGGATCTTCTGACACTCCCTCAGATCAGGCTTCTGAGGGAGCCTCTCATAGTCAAAATGAGCCGGCGACTGTTGATCCGCAAGAAACATCAAAATCATCTCAAAGCATAGAAACCACCAATACACAACCTGTTGATCCTCAAATGGAAGTGAAAGCGGTCTTTCAAAAACTGGTAGCAATCCGTAACGAACCTGAACCTGATGAATGGTTGAAAGCAGATAAACAGTTAATCGCATTTGGAAAAACCGCGGTACCAACCCTGATCACAGAATTAGAGAGTTCTGAATTATCTGCACGGGAATTGGCTAGTATGTACCTGGCAGGACTTGGACCAGAAGCGAAGGAGGCAGCCCCAGCACTTGAAAAAGCGCTCGAAGATGATTCTCCTTTTATTCAAGTCAATGCTGCTTCAACCCTCACACACTTTCCTGAGTATCAAAGTAAGGCGGTCCCTGTTTTGATAAAATTATCAACACATGAAGATCCCAATACACGCCTTACCTCCATTTATGCATTAGGAAGTCTGAATCCTCATTCTGATAATCAACTCAACGCCATCAAAGCAGCTCTGAACGATTCAGATGCTGATGTGCAACTTGCGGCAATCAAAGTTCTGGGACAGATTGGTGACCCAGCAAAACAGACATTAAAGGATCTTCAAACGCTGATTGATGACTCTAATACCAATGAGCTATTGCGAGAGGCAGCGCTTTCATCCAAATCACTCATTGAAAAATCCAAACAGTAA